The window AGGCAAGTACCCATTGAAAAGATAAGAAACATAGGAATAGTAGCTCATATAGACGCTGGAAAAACAACAACAACAGAAAGAATACTGTTTTACACTGGAAAAACTTACAAAATAGGTGAGGTCCATGAAGGCTCCGCTACCATGGACTGGATGGAACAAGAAAAAGAAAGAGGTATTACAATTACAGCAGCAACAACAGCTGCTTACTGGAAAGGATACCAATTAAACATAATTGATACTCCGGGACACGTTGACTTTGGTGTTGAAGTAGTCAGGTCAATGAAAGTTCTTGATGGTATTATTTTTGTTTTTGCTTCGGTTGAAGGTGTTCAACCACAATCAGAGACAAACTGGAGATGGGCTGATAGGTTTGAAGTTCCAAGAATAGCATTTGTTAACAAAATGGATAGGGTCGGCGCAAACTTTTTCGGTGTTTACGAAGATATGAAGAAAAAGCTTGGAGCAAATCCTGTCCCTATCCAAATACCGATTGGCGCTGAAGATAACTTCAAAGGTGTTGTAGACCTTTTTAAAATGAAAGCTATTGTTTGGGAAGGCGATGAACTTGGTGCTAAATTTGAAGAGAGAGAAATTCCGGCAGAGCTTTTAGACTTAGCTCAAGAATGGCGTGAAAAAATGATTGAAGCTATTGTAGAAACAGATGAGTCTTTAATGGAAAAGTACTTTGCCGGGGAAGAAATACCAGCTGAAGACTTAAAAAAAGCATTAAGAAAAGCAACAATAGAAAGAAAGCTTGTTCCTATGCTTTGTGGAACGGCATTTAAAAATAAAGGTATCCAGCCATTGCTAGATGCAGTAATAGATTTCCTGCCTTCTCCTGTAGATATTCCACCTGTAAAAGGAGTTAATCCAAATACCGGCGAGGAAGAAGTAAGACATGCATCAGATGATGAACCTTTCTGTGCGTTAGCATTTAAAGTTATGGCAGACCCTTATGCAGGACAGCTGACTTACTTTAGAGTTTACTCCGGTTCAGTAAAAGCCGGTCAGACTGTTTATGTTTCAAACAAAGGCAAGAAGGAAAGAATCGGTAGAATCTTAAGAATGCATGCTAACCAAAGGGAAGAGATTACAGAAGTTTATGCTGGAGATATTGCAGCTGCTGTTGGTATAGATGCGACTACCGGTGACACACTTTGTGATGAAAAAGCACCTATTATTCTTGAAAAGATGGAATTCCCAGAGCCAGTTATTGCGATGGCTATAGAACCAAAAACAAAGTCAGACCAGGAAAAGTTATCTCAAGTTTTAAATAAATTTATGAAAGAAGACCCAACGTTTAAAGTTTCTGTAGACCCAGAAACAAATCAAACATTAATCCACGGAATGGGTGAACTACACCTCGAAATCATAATAGATAGAATGAAAAGAGAACACAAACTTGAAGTTAACGTAGGTAAACCACAGGTTGCATACAAAGAAACCATCAAGAAAAAAGCAACGGCAGAAGGTAAATTTATAAGACAGTCTGGTGGTAGAGGTCAATACGGTCACGTTTGGATAGAAATAGAACCAAATCAAGAAAAAGAATATGAATTTGTAGATAAAATCGTTGGTGGTGTAATACCAAAGGAATTTATCCCGGCAGTAGATGAAGGTATCAGAGAAGCAATGAACCAAGGTGTTGTAGCAGGTTATCCTGTTATAAACGTAAAAGCTACACTCTTTGATGGTTCTTTCCACGAAGTTGACTCATCTGAAATAGCGTTCAAAATAGCTGCTTCTATGGCATTTAGAGATGCTATGAAAAAAGCAGACCCAGTATTGTTAGAACCTATCATGCACGTTGAAGTAGATACACCGGAAGAATACATGGGTGACGTAATGGGCGACCTTAACAGAAGAAGAGGAAGAATCCTTGGAATGGAGAAAAAAGGAGGTACCGTAACCATTAAAGCTGAAGTTCCATTGGCAGAAATGTTCGGATATGCTACAGACTTAAGGTCTCTTACCCAAGGTAGAGCAACGTTTGTAATGACGTTTGAAAAATATGAAGAAGTCCCAAGACATATTGCTGAACAAGTTGCAGGACAAAGAAATAAAGCTCACGCTTAAAAATATTTAGGAGGTAAAAATAAATGGCAAAAGAAAAATTTGTTAGAGGAAAAGAACACATAAACGTAGGAACAATAGGACACGTTGACCACGGAAA of the Sulfurihydrogenibium sp. genome contains:
- the fusA gene encoding elongation factor G codes for the protein MPRQVPIEKIRNIGIVAHIDAGKTTTTERILFYTGKTYKIGEVHEGSATMDWMEQEKERGITITAATTAAYWKGYQLNIIDTPGHVDFGVEVVRSMKVLDGIIFVFASVEGVQPQSETNWRWADRFEVPRIAFVNKMDRVGANFFGVYEDMKKKLGANPVPIQIPIGAEDNFKGVVDLFKMKAIVWEGDELGAKFEEREIPAELLDLAQEWREKMIEAIVETDESLMEKYFAGEEIPAEDLKKALRKATIERKLVPMLCGTAFKNKGIQPLLDAVIDFLPSPVDIPPVKGVNPNTGEEEVRHASDDEPFCALAFKVMADPYAGQLTYFRVYSGSVKAGQTVYVSNKGKKERIGRILRMHANQREEITEVYAGDIAAAVGIDATTGDTLCDEKAPIILEKMEFPEPVIAMAIEPKTKSDQEKLSQVLNKFMKEDPTFKVSVDPETNQTLIHGMGELHLEIIIDRMKREHKLEVNVGKPQVAYKETIKKKATAEGKFIRQSGGRGQYGHVWIEIEPNQEKEYEFVDKIVGGVIPKEFIPAVDEGIREAMNQGVVAGYPVINVKATLFDGSFHEVDSSEIAFKIAASMAFRDAMKKADPVLLEPIMHVEVDTPEEYMGDVMGDLNRRRGRILGMEKKGGTVTIKAEVPLAEMFGYATDLRSLTQGRATFVMTFEKYEEVPRHIAEQVAGQRNKAHA